A stretch of the Bacillota bacterium genome encodes the following:
- a CDS encoding glucose-inhibited division protein A, translating to AGSEYFERMKERRLYTINPEEVRRRVERMDLIDIFSEKLV from the coding sequence GCCGGCTCCGAGTATTTCGAACGTATGAAGGAAAGAAGGCTCTATACCATAAATCCGGAAGAAGTAAGGAGAAGGGTGGAGAGAATGGATTTGATAGATATATTCAGCGAGAAACTGGTATAA